A genome region from Mercenaria mercenaria strain notata chromosome 11, MADL_Memer_1, whole genome shotgun sequence includes the following:
- the LOC123532182 gene encoding uncharacterized protein LOC123532182 isoform X1 — MELFVIIKMLLVSLYICFLSNGPIAFAFRRKEEPENVVKYLICKEPWCEKYSPSEVAEMFPGVFLTKEKYLIQKSIYNETRANYLRNEGVKDVDIILGLGGDGDSCCATTYKAHINSSLTNIDGIKRSIVHMTSVEPPMYQFIPHAYCETTLHQVNMEGFDFSFTSGGCFGICVLEKITLTLLVYDPVAKIMIFDQFLLPGYCSCKRVLQ, encoded by the exons ATGGAATTATTTGTAATTATAAAAATGCTGCTtgtatcattatatatatgttttctgtCAAACGGACCTATTGCGTTTGCCTTCCGGCGAAAGGAAGAGCCTGAAAATGTCGtcaaatatttaatatgtaaggAACCCTGGTGTGAAAAGTACAG tcCTTCGGAAGTAGCAGAGATGTTTCCAGGCGTTTTTCTCACTAAAGAGAAATACCTTATTCAAAAGAGCATATACAATGAAACAAGGGCAAACTATCTGCGTAATGAAGGGGTCAAAGACGTAGACATTATTCTTGGCCTCGGAGGAGATGGAGATTCCTGCTGCGCTAC GACCTACAAGGCGCATATAAACTCAAGCCTGACCAATATCGATGGAATAAAAAGATCTATCGTGCATATGACAAGTGTTGAACCGCCAATGTATCAGTTTATACCACATGCATACTGTGAAACTAC CTTGCATCAAGTTAACATGGAAGGATTTGACTTTAGCTT tacaaGTGGGGGATGTTTTGGAATATGCGTTCTGGAGAAAATAACATTAACACTCCTCGTTTACGACCCTGTGGCCAAAATCATGATATTTGATCAGTTCCTGCTGCCCGGATACTGCTCGTGTAAACGCGTTCTTCAATAA
- the LOC128546576 gene encoding uncharacterized protein LOC128546576, translating into MSLCQSSLKMKKMKLVMFVCYLTFISAYCFSVNGVYKDQGASKSRTEMEIDSGCTEKWCETYSFSELERMYRGLFLSELEFFLQQLLFYLDRDIILYREGVRDFDYIVGSDGDGDSCCVTKQIAYRNYSLQNVMGVTRRVVHLTHPNPRKNKYQYITQATCIGVGSCDGICVLEDTVRTVLVYDRRSVTFDQVLVPSYCSCKRADNKK; encoded by the exons ATGTCTCTATGTCAGTCTTcgctgaaaatgaagaaaatgaaattggtaatgtttgtttgttactTGACATTTATAAGTGCCTATTGTTTCTCTGTGAATGGTGTATACAAAGATCAAGGGGCTTCAAAATCTAGAACAGAAATGGAAATAGACAGTGGCTGCACTGAAAAATGGTGTGAAACATACAG CTTTTCTGAGTTAGAGAGAATGTACAGAGGTTTATTTTTGTCAGAATTAGAGTTCTTTTTGCAACAGTTGCTATTTTACCTGGATAGAGATATAATTCTGTATCGTGAAGGGGTCAGAGACTTTGACTACATTGTTGGATCTGACGGCGATGGTGATTCTTGTTGTGTAAC GAAGCAAATTGCTTATCGAAACTATTCACTGCAAAATGTGATGGGTGTGACACGACGCGTTGTTCATCTTACCCATCCAAATCCCAGGAAAAACAAGTACCAGTACATAACACAGGCAACATGCAT TGGAGTCGGCTCATGTGATGGCATATGTGTTTTGGAGGATACTGTGAGAACAGTCCTTGTGTACGACAGACGATCAGTTACATTTGATCAGGTTTTAGTACCGAGCTATTGTTCGTGCAAAAGAGCAGACAATAAAAAATGA
- the LOC123532184 gene encoding uncharacterized protein LOC123532184 translates to MELFVIIKMLPLSLYICFLSNGPIAFAFRRKDMPENVVKYIICKEPWCEQYSPSEVAKMFPGVFLTKEKYIIQKSIYNETRANYLRNEGVNDVNIIIGLGGDGDSCCATTYKAHINSSLSNIEGTERSIVHMTSVEPPMYQFIPHAYCETTTSGGCIGICVLEYVTLTFLVYDPMAKIMMFDQFLLPGYCSCKRVLQ, encoded by the exons ATGGAATTATTtgtaattataaaaatgttgccGTTATCATTATACATATGTTTTCTGTCAAACGGACCTATTGCGTTTGCTTTCCGGCGAAAGGATATGCCTGAAAATGTCgtcaaatatataatatgtaaggAACCCTGGTGTGAACAGTACAG ccCCTCGGAAGTAGCAAAGATGTTTCCAGGCGTGTTTCTCACTAAAGAGAAATACATTATTCAAAAGAGCATATACAATGAAACAAGGGCAAACTATCTGCGTAATGAAGGGGTCAATGACGTAAACATTATTATTGGCCTCGGAGGAGATGGAGATTCCTGCTGCGCCAC GACCTACAAGGCACATATAAACTCAAGCCTGAGCAATATCGAGGGAACAGAAAGGTCTATCGTACACATGACAAGTGTTGAACCGCCAATGTATCAGTTTATACCACATGCTTACTGCGAAACTAC cacAAGTGGGGGATGTATTGGAATATGCGTCCTTGAGTATGTGACATTAACGTTCCTCGTGTACGACCCTATGGCCAAAATCATGATGTTCGACCAGTTCCTGCTACCCGGATATTGCTCTTGTAAACGCGTTCTTCAATAA
- the LOC123532183 gene encoding uncharacterized protein LOC123532183, translated as MSLCQSSLKMKKMKLVMFVCYLTFLSVYCFPVNGVYKDEGASKSRTEMEVDNGCTEKWCETYSFSEIERMYRGLFLSELEFFLQQLLFYLDRDIILYREGVRDFDYIVGSDGDGDSCCVTKHIAYRNDTLQNVMGVTRRVVHLTWKNKYQYITQARCIGVGSCDGICVLEDTVRTVLVYDRQSVTFDQVLVPSYCSCKRADNKK; from the exons atgtctcTATGTCAGTCTTcgctgaaaatgaagaaaatgaaattggtaatgtttgtttgttactTGACATTTTTAAGTGTCTACTGTTTCCCTGTGAATGGTGTATACAAAGATGAAGGGGCTTCAAAATCTAGAACAGAAATGGAAGTGGACAATGGCTGCACTGAAAAATGGTGTGAAACATACAG CTTTTCGGAGATAGAGAGAATGTACAGAGGTTTATTTTTGTCGGAATTAGAGTTCTTTTTGCAACAGTTGCTATTTTACCTGGATAGAGATATAATTCTGTATCGTGAAGGGGTCAGAGACTTTGACTACATTGTTGGATCTGACGGCGATGGTGATTCTTGTTGTGTAAC GAAGCATATTGCTTATAGAAACGATACACTGCAAAATGTGATGGGTGTGACACGACGCGTTGTTCATCTTACCTGGAAAAACAAGTACCAGTACATAACACAGGCAAGATGCAT TGGAGTCGGCTCATGTGATGGCATATGTGTTTTGGAGGATACTGTGAGAACTGTCCTTGTGTATGACAGACAATCAGTTACATTTGATCAGGTTTTAGTGCCGAGCTATTGTTCGTGCAAAAGAGCAGACAataaaaaatga
- the LOC123532182 gene encoding uncharacterized protein LOC123532182 isoform X2, with protein sequence MELFVIIKMLLVSLYICFLSNGPIAFAFRRKEEPENVVKYLICKEPWCEKYSPSEVAEMFPGVFLTKEKYLIQKSIYNETRANYLRNEGVKDVDIILGLGGDGDSCCATTYKAHINSSLTNIDGIKRSIVHMTSVEPPMYQFIPHAYCETTTSGGCFGICVLEKITLTLLVYDPVAKIMIFDQFLLPGYCSCKRVLQ encoded by the exons ATGGAATTATTTGTAATTATAAAAATGCTGCTtgtatcattatatatatgttttctgtCAAACGGACCTATTGCGTTTGCCTTCCGGCGAAAGGAAGAGCCTGAAAATGTCGtcaaatatttaatatgtaaggAACCCTGGTGTGAAAAGTACAG tcCTTCGGAAGTAGCAGAGATGTTTCCAGGCGTTTTTCTCACTAAAGAGAAATACCTTATTCAAAAGAGCATATACAATGAAACAAGGGCAAACTATCTGCGTAATGAAGGGGTCAAAGACGTAGACATTATTCTTGGCCTCGGAGGAGATGGAGATTCCTGCTGCGCTAC GACCTACAAGGCGCATATAAACTCAAGCCTGACCAATATCGATGGAATAAAAAGATCTATCGTGCATATGACAAGTGTTGAACCGCCAATGTATCAGTTTATACCACATGCATACTGTGAAACTAC tacaaGTGGGGGATGTTTTGGAATATGCGTTCTGGAGAAAATAACATTAACACTCCTCGTTTACGACCCTGTGGCCAAAATCATGATATTTGATCAGTTCCTGCTGCCCGGATACTGCTCGTGTAAACGCGTTCTTCAATAA